One genomic region from Nymphalis io chromosome 18, ilAglIoxx1.1, whole genome shotgun sequence encodes:
- the LOC126775308 gene encoding uncharacterized protein LOC126775308 isoform X2: protein MAPPPEYDKEPKAPDKSVTTVSNDDSKVLYNIIKDQSTNSDNKITTAGANSEGENKHVETLDDGQLRALLDEAITYKCPKDREGKSSLFKELLEEVEQDEQACEAAARGLGAGRGGRRGRGHREHHSSLQDLVAAMAGEAAPRRGRTHAHAHAHTAPPAASVSARALHGGSLPSGVDTSFLLSEEAGGIGCGPTRGGYLATVRCVNPPPLAERRVSAGDANPPEQAQALQAQDDTARRSKPSFPMTYTARATLEIGSGSVCSGRAVTTTTASNQVRTPSLSAQRNHDAQTKLTNALRIGTAPKGGGVSASVAGEPRGPGQRPQARSERRDSKMSTTQTANGRGFQGNESLWMNSVNNWYSSLDKYYNLTVAAVASRTEFVTNKQVVANDSNIYLKNETEQGNKQTQQTFLDRANFSSRFNEIDRFNKRNMRNIEDKKKYSFNLYETPNETDIKNGFKNDHKVFSDIDSDNSLRKKYRERVGHNLVAPNTSIINPKNFRNMTIGEPSCSVSVKKSYDTCYEIEEKSPSNKNYTQDFTLNKNYKEINSSDEMQINSKKEFEMQDITSKPTEKTSETINDKELVDNSSAVQSDTFSKFVDQQRKFIKNLEINQTEDRQTDSSNNVVNEKNDTDTISINKSLHIDINPETNCLKPNANTENLSENLVDFQSVSQKDIATQLEKVKDKTTSLDQVLLTDLPKSSYVFLTLPKSFDLAAFNENYKNINITEIECNNDNITNVSDEIKNVKNKNNIKRHKEINENSSNKANLNSDITEKSEYLKKKLSPYKDFEVDSAIPFSCITTPEVVASCNTTSSASQPTTAIDPKPLQLDSSYRAVASLTGDAEAGPAPAAPAPAAPRAAPALQPRSVISSSFNGLPLSRPGYGSASDDYKKSLDENGNAVQGFSSPLSGSSQLKKPRRKKSSKNETVIKSHQIDGYQGNKDLNEVLRFIESNAEGARGPKLGRVKHKDDSDDKGGKKRSTERRKDKESKMKRATSMEELSRTKLEDLTDKPALRTAKPRGSAAPAKPERRSWGDDARALLYRAPTSADPEPPTLELTEFQTVTKKRKTRRRTDDSERETDAAQRRTRLPSAEARARPSDPASAAPSDRSNDSNDDMDSVHSLPALAPAAPAPPPPPPHASYADIARTRHNIPDLIESCNFYAEGEAEPRLDPGSVPAAGAVTPGGAPAAEAEQYPVLAVRRAREKAPPAAVRAPRKERAETLPAAEPPAPAPDVVADRRPPVILLDSAARPGDMDGVTFGFDINEQLLGGSSRRGARVDLLRDAPEHARAGGALSVPVRACAALSVPVPVRACVALRYVPPDLPPNAAQLLQIVDYVGAAWEDVVRCGGGKVRYFSE from the exons AATAAACACGTGGAGACCCTTGATGACGGTCAACTACGCGCGCTGCTTGATGAGGCTATCACATACAAGTGCCCCAAAGACCGCGAAGGGAAGAGCAGTCTATTCAAG GAATTGCTCGAGGAGGTGGAACAGGACGAACAAGCGTGCGAGGCAGCGGCAAGAGGGTTGGGTGCGGGGCGCGGGGGACGGCGCGGGCGAGGCCATCGTGAACATCACTCCAGCTTACAG GACCTCGTGGCGGCGATGGCGGGCGAGGCGGCGCCGCGTCGCGGTCGCACacacgcgcacgcgcacgcacacaccgcgccgcccgccgccagCGTGTCCGCGCGCGCGCTGCACGGCGGCAGTCTGCCCTCCGGCGTCGACACCT CGTTCCTGCTGAGCGAGGAAGCGGGCGGCATCGGCTGCGGGCCCACCCGCGGCGGCTACCTAGCCACGGTGCGCTGTGTCAACCCGCCGCCGCTGGCGGAGCGCCGCGTGTCGGCCGGCGACGCCAACCCGCCCGAGCAGGCGCAGGCCTTGCAGGCGCAGGACGATACTGCCAG GAGGAGTAAGCCGTCATTCCCGATGACGTACACGGCGCGCGCGACGCTCGAGATCGGCAGCGGCAGCGTGTGCTCGGGCCGCGCGGTCACCACCACCACCGCCTCCAACCAGGTGCGTACCCCCTCTCTCTCCGCACAACGCAACCACGATGCGCAAACGAAACTGACTAATGCCTTGCGCATTGGCACGGCACCGAAGGGTGGTGGTGTCTCCGCCAGCGTGGCGGGTGAACCGCGTGGCCCCGGCCAGCGGCCGCAGGCTCGGAGCGAGCGACGCGATAGTAAGATGAGTACTACCCAGACGGCGAACGGTCGCGGCTTTCAAGGAAATGAGTCGCTGTGGATGAATAGTGTGAATAATTGGTACAGCAgtctagataaatattataatcttactGTCGCAGCTGTCGCCAGTCGAACCGAATTCgttacaaataaacaagttGTGGCGAACGattcgaatatatatttaaaaaatgaaactgAACAAGGAAATAAACAAACACAACAAACATTTTTAGATAGAGCAAATTTTTCGAGTCGATTTAACGAAATTgatagatttaataaaagaaatatgagaaatatagaagataaaaaaaaatattcattcaacCTGTATGAAACCCCCAATGAGACTGATATAAAAAACGGATTCAAAAACGATCACAAAGTTTTTAGTGATATCGATAGTGATAatagtttaagaaaaaaatatagagaaAGAGTAGGTCATAATTTAGTTGCACCGAACACGTCGATAATAAATCCTAAAAATTTCCGAAACATGACTATAGGCGAACCGTCGTGTTCCGtttctgtaaaaaaatcttACGACACTTGTTACGAAATTGAAGAAAAATCACCAAGTAACAAAAACTATACACAAGATTTTAccttaaacaaaaattacaaagaGATTAATTCTTCTGACGAAAtgcaaataaattcaaaaaaagaatttgAAATGCAAGATATCACCTCAAAACCTACAGAAAAAACCTCAGAAACAATCAACGACAAAGAACTTGTCGATAACAGTTCTGCCGTACAATCAGATACGTTTTCCAAGTTTGTCGATCAGCAAAGAAAGTTTATTAAGAATCTAGAAATCAATCAGACTGAGGATAGACAGACTGACTCAAGTAACAATGTCGTTAATGAAAAGAATGATACAGATACAATATCAATCAACAAATCACTTCATATAGACATAAACCCCGAGAcaaattgtttaaaaccaaaTGCGAATACAGAGAATTTAAGCGAAAATTTAGTCGATTTTCAGTCAGTAAGCCAGAAAGATATTGCAACACAACTAGAAAAGGTAAAAGATAAAACCACGTCATTGGATCAGGTTTTACTAACTGATTTACCAAAAAGTTCTTATGTATTCTTAACACTTCCAAAAAGCTTCGATTTGGCTGCTTTTaacgaaaattataaaaatattaatataaccgAAATTGAATGTAACAATGATAACATTACTAACGTTTCCGATGAaatcaaaaatgtaaaaaataaaaacaatatcaagaGACAcaaagaaattaatgaaaatagctCGAATAAAGCAAATTTAAATAGTGATATTACTGAAAAatctgaatatttaaaaaagaaattgtctCCTTACAAGGATTTTGAG GTCGATTCCGCTATACCGTTCAGCTGCATAACAACACCGGAGGTGGTGGCCAGTTGCAACACGACGTCGTCCGCGTCACAGCCGACCACCGCTATCGATCCTAag CCGCTGCAGCTGGACTCGAGTTACCGCGCCGTGGCGAGCCTGACGGGCGACGCCGAGGCCGgccccgcgcccgccgcgcccgcccccGCCGCGCCCCGCGCCGCGCCCGCGTTGCAG CCGCGCAGTGTTATATCGAGCAGCTTCAACGGGCTGCCGTTGTCGCGGCCCGGCTACGGCTCGGCCTCGGACGATTATAAG AAATCTCTTGATGAAAACGGCAATGCGGTACAAGGGTTCAGTTCACCTCTCTCAGGCTCTAGTCAACTTAAGAAACCGAGGAGGAAAAAGTCGTCGAAGAACGAGACGGTGATCAAATCCCACCAGATAGACGGCTACCAGGGCAACAAGGATCTCAACGAGGTGCTCCGCTTCATCGAGTCGAACGCGGAAGGCGCACGCGGGCCCAAGCTCGGCCGCGTCAAACATAAGGACGACTCCGACGATAAAGGGGGCAAGAAGCGCTCCACCGAACGTCGCAAAGACAAGGAGAGCAAGATGAAGAGAGCTACCTCCATGGAAGAGCTCTCACGCACCAAGCTCGAGGACCTCACTGATAAGCCCGCTCTGCGCACAGCCAAACCGCGTGGGTCCGCTGCACCCGCAAAGCCCGAGAGACGCTCCTGGGGAGACGACGCGCGAGCGCTGCTCTACCGCGCGCCGACCTCCGCCGACCCCGAACCCCCGACCCTCGAACTCACCGAGTTCCAGACCGTCACCAAGAAGCGCAAGACTCGGCGCCGCACCGACGACAGCGAGCGCGAGACCGACGCCGCGCAGCGACGCACTCGCCTGCCCTCCGCCGAGGCCCGCGCGCGTCCCTCCGACCCGGCCTCCGCCGCGCCCTCCGACCGGAGCAACGACTCCAACGACGACATGGACTCCGTCCACTCGCTGCCCGCCctcgcgcccgccgcgccggcGCCTCCCCCGCCGCCCCCGCACGCGTCCTACGCCGACATCGCGCGCACGCGGCATAATATACCGGATCTCATCGAGTCTTGCAACTTCTACGCGGAGGGCGAGGCGGAGCCGCGGCTGGACCCGGGCAGCGTGCCGGCCGCGGGCGCGGTGACGCCGGGCGGGGCGCCGGCGGCCGAGGCGGAGCAGTACCCGGTGCTGGCGGTGCGGCGCGCGCGCGAGAAGGCCCCGCCCGCCGCGGTGCGTGCGCCGCGCAAGGAGCGGGCGGAGACGCTGCCCGCGGCCGAGCCCCCGGCCCCGGCGCCGGACGTGGTGGCGGACCGGCGGCCGCCCGTCATCCTGCTCGACTCGGCGGCGCGGCCTGGCGACATGGACGGCGTGACGTTCGGGTTCGACATCAACGAGCAGCTGCTGGGCGGCTcgtcgcggcgcggcgcgcgcgtcGACCTGTTGCGCGACGCGCCGGAGCACGCTCGTGCGGGCGGGGCGCTGTCCGTGCCCGTGCGCGCGTGCGCGGCTCTGTCCGTGCCCGTGCCCGTGCGCGCATGCGTGGCGCTGCGCTACGTGCCGCCCGACTTGCCGCCCAACGCTGCACAATTGCTGCAGATCGTCGATTACGTAGGCGCCG CGTGGGAGGACGTGGTGCGATGTGGCGGAGGCAAAGTGCGCTACTTTAGCGAGTAG
- the LOC126775308 gene encoding uncharacterized protein LOC126775308 isoform X1 gives MAPPPEYDKEPKAPDKSVTTVSNDDSKVLYNIIKDQSTNSDNKITTAGANSEGENKHVETLDDGQLRALLDEAITYKCPKDREGKSSLFKELLEEVEQDEQACEAAARGLGAGRGGRRGRGHREHHSSLQDLVAAMAGEAAPRRGRTHAHAHAHTAPPAASVSARALHGGSLPSGVDTSFLLSEEAGGIGCGPTRGGYLATVRCVNPPPLAERRVSAGDANPPEQAQALQAQDDTARRSKPSFPMTYTARATLEIGSGSVCSGRAVTTTTASNQVRTPSLSAQRNHDAQTKLTNALRIGTAPKGGGVSASVAGEPRGPGQRPQARSERRDSKMSTTQTANGRGFQGNESLWMNSVNNWYSSLDKYYNLTVAAVASRTEFVTNKQVVANDSNIYLKNETEQGNKQTQQTFLDRANFSSRFNEIDRFNKRNMRNIEDKKKYSFNLYETPNETDIKNGFKNDHKVFSDIDSDNSLRKKYRERVGHNLVAPNTSIINPKNFRNMTIGEPSCSVSVKKSYDTCYEIEEKSPSNKNYTQDFTLNKNYKEINSSDEMQINSKKEFEMQDITSKPTEKTSETINDKELVDNSSAVQSDTFSKFVDQQRKFIKNLEINQTEDRQTDSSNNVVNEKNDTDTISINKSLHIDINPETNCLKPNANTENLSENLVDFQSVSQKDIATQLEKVKDKTTSLDQVLLTDLPKSSYVFLTLPKSFDLAAFNENYKNINITEIECNNDNITNVSDEIKNVKNKNNIKRHKEINENSSNKANLNSDITEKSEYLKKKLSPYKDFEVDSAIPFSCITTPEVVASCNTTSSASQPTTAIDPKPLQLDSSYRAVASLTGDAEAGPAPAAPAPAAPRAAPALQPRSVISSSFNGLPLSRPGYGSASDDYKVPILTVHYRLQKSLDENGNAVQGFSSPLSGSSQLKKPRRKKSSKNETVIKSHQIDGYQGNKDLNEVLRFIESNAEGARGPKLGRVKHKDDSDDKGGKKRSTERRKDKESKMKRATSMEELSRTKLEDLTDKPALRTAKPRGSAAPAKPERRSWGDDARALLYRAPTSADPEPPTLELTEFQTVTKKRKTRRRTDDSERETDAAQRRTRLPSAEARARPSDPASAAPSDRSNDSNDDMDSVHSLPALAPAAPAPPPPPPHASYADIARTRHNIPDLIESCNFYAEGEAEPRLDPGSVPAAGAVTPGGAPAAEAEQYPVLAVRRAREKAPPAAVRAPRKERAETLPAAEPPAPAPDVVADRRPPVILLDSAARPGDMDGVTFGFDINEQLLGGSSRRGARVDLLRDAPEHARAGGALSVPVRACAALSVPVPVRACVALRYVPPDLPPNAAQLLQIVDYVGAAWEDVVRCGGGKVRYFSE, from the exons AATAAACACGTGGAGACCCTTGATGACGGTCAACTACGCGCGCTGCTTGATGAGGCTATCACATACAAGTGCCCCAAAGACCGCGAAGGGAAGAGCAGTCTATTCAAG GAATTGCTCGAGGAGGTGGAACAGGACGAACAAGCGTGCGAGGCAGCGGCAAGAGGGTTGGGTGCGGGGCGCGGGGGACGGCGCGGGCGAGGCCATCGTGAACATCACTCCAGCTTACAG GACCTCGTGGCGGCGATGGCGGGCGAGGCGGCGCCGCGTCGCGGTCGCACacacgcgcacgcgcacgcacacaccgcgccgcccgccgccagCGTGTCCGCGCGCGCGCTGCACGGCGGCAGTCTGCCCTCCGGCGTCGACACCT CGTTCCTGCTGAGCGAGGAAGCGGGCGGCATCGGCTGCGGGCCCACCCGCGGCGGCTACCTAGCCACGGTGCGCTGTGTCAACCCGCCGCCGCTGGCGGAGCGCCGCGTGTCGGCCGGCGACGCCAACCCGCCCGAGCAGGCGCAGGCCTTGCAGGCGCAGGACGATACTGCCAG GAGGAGTAAGCCGTCATTCCCGATGACGTACACGGCGCGCGCGACGCTCGAGATCGGCAGCGGCAGCGTGTGCTCGGGCCGCGCGGTCACCACCACCACCGCCTCCAACCAGGTGCGTACCCCCTCTCTCTCCGCACAACGCAACCACGATGCGCAAACGAAACTGACTAATGCCTTGCGCATTGGCACGGCACCGAAGGGTGGTGGTGTCTCCGCCAGCGTGGCGGGTGAACCGCGTGGCCCCGGCCAGCGGCCGCAGGCTCGGAGCGAGCGACGCGATAGTAAGATGAGTACTACCCAGACGGCGAACGGTCGCGGCTTTCAAGGAAATGAGTCGCTGTGGATGAATAGTGTGAATAATTGGTACAGCAgtctagataaatattataatcttactGTCGCAGCTGTCGCCAGTCGAACCGAATTCgttacaaataaacaagttGTGGCGAACGattcgaatatatatttaaaaaatgaaactgAACAAGGAAATAAACAAACACAACAAACATTTTTAGATAGAGCAAATTTTTCGAGTCGATTTAACGAAATTgatagatttaataaaagaaatatgagaaatatagaagataaaaaaaaatattcattcaacCTGTATGAAACCCCCAATGAGACTGATATAAAAAACGGATTCAAAAACGATCACAAAGTTTTTAGTGATATCGATAGTGATAatagtttaagaaaaaaatatagagaaAGAGTAGGTCATAATTTAGTTGCACCGAACACGTCGATAATAAATCCTAAAAATTTCCGAAACATGACTATAGGCGAACCGTCGTGTTCCGtttctgtaaaaaaatcttACGACACTTGTTACGAAATTGAAGAAAAATCACCAAGTAACAAAAACTATACACAAGATTTTAccttaaacaaaaattacaaagaGATTAATTCTTCTGACGAAAtgcaaataaattcaaaaaaagaatttgAAATGCAAGATATCACCTCAAAACCTACAGAAAAAACCTCAGAAACAATCAACGACAAAGAACTTGTCGATAACAGTTCTGCCGTACAATCAGATACGTTTTCCAAGTTTGTCGATCAGCAAAGAAAGTTTATTAAGAATCTAGAAATCAATCAGACTGAGGATAGACAGACTGACTCAAGTAACAATGTCGTTAATGAAAAGAATGATACAGATACAATATCAATCAACAAATCACTTCATATAGACATAAACCCCGAGAcaaattgtttaaaaccaaaTGCGAATACAGAGAATTTAAGCGAAAATTTAGTCGATTTTCAGTCAGTAAGCCAGAAAGATATTGCAACACAACTAGAAAAGGTAAAAGATAAAACCACGTCATTGGATCAGGTTTTACTAACTGATTTACCAAAAAGTTCTTATGTATTCTTAACACTTCCAAAAAGCTTCGATTTGGCTGCTTTTaacgaaaattataaaaatattaatataaccgAAATTGAATGTAACAATGATAACATTACTAACGTTTCCGATGAaatcaaaaatgtaaaaaataaaaacaatatcaagaGACAcaaagaaattaatgaaaatagctCGAATAAAGCAAATTTAAATAGTGATATTACTGAAAAatctgaatatttaaaaaagaaattgtctCCTTACAAGGATTTTGAG GTCGATTCCGCTATACCGTTCAGCTGCATAACAACACCGGAGGTGGTGGCCAGTTGCAACACGACGTCGTCCGCGTCACAGCCGACCACCGCTATCGATCCTAag CCGCTGCAGCTGGACTCGAGTTACCGCGCCGTGGCGAGCCTGACGGGCGACGCCGAGGCCGgccccgcgcccgccgcgcccgcccccGCCGCGCCCCGCGCCGCGCCCGCGTTGCAG CCGCGCAGTGTTATATCGAGCAGCTTCAACGGGCTGCCGTTGTCGCGGCCCGGCTACGGCTCGGCCTCGGACGATTATAAG GTGCCTATACTCACTGTGCACTACCGTTTACAGAAATCTCTTGATGAAAACGGCAATGCGGTACAAGGGTTCAGTTCACCTCTCTCAGGCTCTAGTCAACTTAAGAAACCGAGGAGGAAAAAGTCGTCGAAGAACGAGACGGTGATCAAATCCCACCAGATAGACGGCTACCAGGGCAACAAGGATCTCAACGAGGTGCTCCGCTTCATCGAGTCGAACGCGGAAGGCGCACGCGGGCCCAAGCTCGGCCGCGTCAAACATAAGGACGACTCCGACGATAAAGGGGGCAAGAAGCGCTCCACCGAACGTCGCAAAGACAAGGAGAGCAAGATGAAGAGAGCTACCTCCATGGAAGAGCTCTCACGCACCAAGCTCGAGGACCTCACTGATAAGCCCGCTCTGCGCACAGCCAAACCGCGTGGGTCCGCTGCACCCGCAAAGCCCGAGAGACGCTCCTGGGGAGACGACGCGCGAGCGCTGCTCTACCGCGCGCCGACCTCCGCCGACCCCGAACCCCCGACCCTCGAACTCACCGAGTTCCAGACCGTCACCAAGAAGCGCAAGACTCGGCGCCGCACCGACGACAGCGAGCGCGAGACCGACGCCGCGCAGCGACGCACTCGCCTGCCCTCCGCCGAGGCCCGCGCGCGTCCCTCCGACCCGGCCTCCGCCGCGCCCTCCGACCGGAGCAACGACTCCAACGACGACATGGACTCCGTCCACTCGCTGCCCGCCctcgcgcccgccgcgccggcGCCTCCCCCGCCGCCCCCGCACGCGTCCTACGCCGACATCGCGCGCACGCGGCATAATATACCGGATCTCATCGAGTCTTGCAACTTCTACGCGGAGGGCGAGGCGGAGCCGCGGCTGGACCCGGGCAGCGTGCCGGCCGCGGGCGCGGTGACGCCGGGCGGGGCGCCGGCGGCCGAGGCGGAGCAGTACCCGGTGCTGGCGGTGCGGCGCGCGCGCGAGAAGGCCCCGCCCGCCGCGGTGCGTGCGCCGCGCAAGGAGCGGGCGGAGACGCTGCCCGCGGCCGAGCCCCCGGCCCCGGCGCCGGACGTGGTGGCGGACCGGCGGCCGCCCGTCATCCTGCTCGACTCGGCGGCGCGGCCTGGCGACATGGACGGCGTGACGTTCGGGTTCGACATCAACGAGCAGCTGCTGGGCGGCTcgtcgcggcgcggcgcgcgcgtcGACCTGTTGCGCGACGCGCCGGAGCACGCTCGTGCGGGCGGGGCGCTGTCCGTGCCCGTGCGCGCGTGCGCGGCTCTGTCCGTGCCCGTGCCCGTGCGCGCATGCGTGGCGCTGCGCTACGTGCCGCCCGACTTGCCGCCCAACGCTGCACAATTGCTGCAGATCGTCGATTACGTAGGCGCCG CGTGGGAGGACGTGGTGCGATGTGGCGGAGGCAAAGTGCGCTACTTTAGCGAGTAG